The DNA window CGGCCGCCCCGGGGGACCCGATCCGCAGCGCCCAAATCGACCAGCAAACGGCGGAGATCGGCGCCACGCTTCGCTGCCCCATCTGCCGCCAGCAGTCCGTCGCGGAGTCCTCGTCCCGTATCGCGCGCGAAATGCAGGATGTGATCCGCACGATGCTCATGGAGGGCCGCACCCACGCGGAGATCGAGGCCTACTTCGTGGAGGCGTACGGCCCCTGGATCCTCCTCAAGCCCCGGGCCGAGGGGATGAACCTCTTCGTCTACGCCGGGCCCGGTCTGGCCTTCCTGCTCGGCGGGTTAGTCGTCGCGCGCCGCATCCGGCGAGGCCGGAGTCGTGACGAGGAAGCGCACGAGGAGCCCGCAACGCCGGACCACCTGCGGAAGGCCGACCGCCGCTGGATCGAGGCTGCGATCAAGGAATCCTGAGACGGCTCAAGCCTCCAGTTGCTGGCGCAGGACGGTCTGGAGGATGCCGCCGTTGCGGTAGTAGTTCACCTCGACCTCCGTATCCAGCCGCGCGATGGCCTCGAAGCGCACCTCCGATCCGTCGTCGGAGACCGCGATCACCGGGATCGGGTCCTTCGGCCGCAGCCCGTCCGCGATCCCCTCGATGCGGAAGGTCTCGTTGCCGGTGAGTCCCAGCGTCTCGGCCGTCTCCCCTTCCCGGAACTGAAGGGGCAGGATCCCCATCCCGATGAGGTTCGAACGGTGGATGCGCTCGTAGCTCACGGCGATGACGGCCTGCACGCCCTGCAGGAAGGGGCCCTTGGCCGCCCAATCGCGGCTCGACCCGGATCCGTAGAGCGCGCCGCCGATGACGATGGTGGGCGTCCCCTCCTCCCGGTAGCGCGTCGCCGCATCGAAGATCGTCATCTGCTCGCCGCTCGGAACGTGGCGCGTGAAGCCGCCCTCCACCCCCGGCACCATCAGGTTCCGCAGCCGGATGTTCGCGAACGTCCCCCGCATCATCACTTCGTGGTTTCCGCGGCGGGCCCCGTATGAGTTGAAGTCGCGGAGCGCGACGCCGTGCGCCCTCAGGTAGTCCGCGGCCGGCGACGTCGGCGCGATCCCCCCGGCGGGCGAGATGTGGTCCGTGGTCACCGCGTCGCCGAGGAGGGCGAGACAGCGGGCTCCCTCGATGTCCGCAGGGGCGGCGGCCTCCTTCGACATCCCGGCGAAGAAGGTCGGCTGGCGCACGTAGGTCGAGGCCTCATCCCACGCGAAGCGGTCGCCCACGGGGATCTCCAGCGCGTTCCAGCGCTCGTCGCCGGCGTACACCTCCGCGTACTTGGCCCGGAACATCTCCGTCTTCACGGCGGTGCGGACGGCTTCGTTGATCTCGTCCTGGCTCGGCCAGATGTCGCGCAGGAAGATCTCCTCGCCCCGGTCGTTCGTCCCCAGCGGCTCGCTGTACAGGTCGATGTCCATCCGGCCCGCGAGCGCGTACGCGACGACGAGGGGGGGCGAGGCGAGGTAGTTGGCTCGCGAATCGGGACTGATGCGGCCCTCGAAGTTCCGGTTCCCGGAGAGGACGGAGCAGGCGACGAGATCGTTCTCCCGGATCGCGCCCGAGATCTCGGCCGGGAGCGGTCCGGTGTTCCCGATGCAGGTCGTGCAGCCGTAGCCGACGACGTGGAAGCCGAGCTGCTCGAAGTACGGCATGAGGCCGGCTTCATTGAGGTATTCCGTCACGACCATCGAGCCGGGAGCGAGACTCGTCTTCACCCACGGACGCTGCCTGAGTCCCGACTCGACGGCCTTCCGGGCCAGGAGGCCCGCTCCGACCATGACGGACGGATTCGACGTGTTCGTGCAACTCGTGATCGCGGCGATGACCACCGAACCGTCGTGAAGGGAGAACTCGTGCGACTCGCCCTGTTCGTTCGTCAGGCGCACGGCGACGCCGGCCGGCGCTTCGGCCACCGCCACGCCGCCGTCCCCCGTATCGCCGGACCAGCCCGTCATCTGCGTGAGGCCGCCGCCCCCGGCGCCCGGCCCCTTCAGCCCGTCGAGCGCCTCCAGGAAGCGCGGCTTGCTCTCCGACAGCGGCACGCGCTGCTGCGGCAGCTTCGGGCCCGCGATCGCCGGTTCCACCGTGGAGAGGTCCAGCTCCACGTGGTCGCTGTATTCCGCCGGCGGCGTGTCCGCATCGTGGAAGAGGCTCTGGGCCCGCGCGTAGGCCTCAACGAGCGCCACCTGCTCGCCGGAGCGGCCCGTGAAGCGAAGGTACGCGAGCGTCTCCGCGTCGATGGGGAAGATCGCGCAGGTGGAGCCGAACTCGGGGGACATGTTGCCGAGCGTCGCCCGGTCCGCGAGCGACAGGCCGGCGAGGCCCGGTCCGTAGAACTCGACGAATTTGCCGACGACGCCGGCGCTGCGGAGAACCTCTGTCACCCGCAGGACGAGGTCCGTCGCGGTGGCGCCGTCCGGGAGCCGGCCGCGGAGCCGGAAACCGAGCACGCGCGGGACGAGCATGGAGAGCGCCTGCCCCAGCATCGCCGCCTCCGCCTCGATGCCGCCCACGCCCCATCCGAGGACGCCGAGGCCGTTCACCATCGTCGTATGGCTGTCCGTGCCGACGACGGTGTCGGGATAGGCCGCGCGCTCGCCTCCCGTCGCGTCGTCGAACACGACCCGGGCCAGGTACTCGAGGTTCACCTGGTGCACGATCCCCGTCCCGGGCGGGACGACCTTGAAGTTGTCGAACGCCGTCTGGCCCCAGCGGAGGAAGGCGTAGCGCTCGTGGTTCCGCTCGAATTCCCGCTCCGCGTTGATGAGGAACGACCGCGCGGAGCCGAACGAGTCCACCTGCACGGAGTGGTCGATGACGAGTTCGCACGGCATCAGCGGGTTGATCGAGGCGGGGTCGCCGCCCAGTTCCGCCATTGCGTCGCGCATCGCGGCCAGATCCACGACGGCGGGCACGCCGGTGAAGTCCTGGAGGAGCACGCGCGCGGGCCGGAAGGAGAGTTCCCGCCCCGGCGTGGCCTGCGCATCCCAACCCGCGATGGCGGCGATGTCCTCCGCCGTCACCGACTGTCCGTCCTCGTGCCGGACCAGGTTCTCCAGCACGATCTTGATCGAGAACGGAAGACGCGACAGGTCGCTCGCGGTGGCGGAGGCGACGGCTCGCAGATCGCGGATCGCGACGGGGCCGCCGTGAGCGTCCAGTGAAGCGCGGGCGCCGAACGAATCGAGCTGCGGAAGGTTGGACATGGTGGACCTCATCGAGACCGCGAAGGGTTTGTTCCTCTGTGGGCAACGTATCGAACCCGAGGCCTCGGATCGACCGGAGAGCGGGGCGTCAGGTTGAACATGAATGTACTTGCGAATAAACTCTGATGCCGGTCGGTTGCCCCGCGATGGACCGGCCCTGGCGACGCGGACGGCCACCGACGCAGGCAAGGAGAGGGTATTGTCCGGAAGTCGAAAAGGGACGGAGCCTTCCGACGGACCGCCGGTCCCGGACCACGATCCGGCCCGGGAGGCGCCGCCGCCGAGCGGACTCCTGACGCGCCGCTCCGCAATCCGCGCCGGGCTCGCGGGTCTGCTCGGCGCGCCCTTCGCCACATCGCTCGGCGCCTCCACCCGACCGCTCGCTCCGGGACTGCGCTGGAGCGGCAAGCAGGGCGCACAGCCCGACGACGAGATCCTCCTCGGGGTGTCCGCGGCCTTCTCCGGACCATCCCGGGGACTGGGCACCGAACTGTATCGCGGGGCGATGTCCTGTTTCGGGCAGGTCAACGAGCAGGGCGGCGTCAACGGCCGGCGGATCGTCCCCAAGCTCTACGACGACGGCTACCAGCCCGATCCGTGCGTGGAGAACACGCTCAAGCTGATGCTGGAGGACGAGGTCTTCCTGCTGTTCGGCTACGTCGGCACGCCGACCGTTACCCGCGTCCTGCCGCTTCTGAAGAAGTTCCAGGACCAGCAGATGTACATCTTCTTCCCCTTCACGGGCGCCCAGCCGCAACGTGAGCCGCCGTACGGGGAGTTCGCCTTCAACCTGCGCGCCTCCTACGGCCAGGAGACGGCGGGGCTCGTCGACAACTTCGTCCGCATCGGACGCCGCCGAATCGCGGTCTTCTACCAGGCCGACGCCTACGGCCGCAGCGGCTGGGCCGGCGTGAGGGCGGCGCTGGCCCGGCACGGAGAGACGATCACCGGCGAGGCGACGTACCGGCGGGGCACCCAGTTCACGAGCGTGATGCGGCCGCAGGTCGAGATTCTGCAGGAGGCCGCCCCGGACGCCGTGATCTGCGTCGGCGCCTACGCCGCATGCGCCGCCTTCGCCCGCGACGCGATGGATCTGGGCCTGCACGTGCCCATTGCCAACCTCTCCTTCGTGGGAAGCGAGAACCTGCTGGCCCTCCTCATGGACGCGAGCAGTGATGAGCCGGCGTACTACACGCCGTGGCTCGTGAACTCGCAGGTCGTGCCCAGCTACGAGGACACATCGATTCCGGCCGTGCCCGAGTACCGCGACCTGATGACGCGCTACAACCCGCAGGTGCCCGAGGAACTCGTGGTGGAACCCTACGACCCGTTCCCGTACAGCTTCACGAGCCTCGAAGGATACCTGGACGCGAAACTGCTCACGGAAATCCTCGGTCGGATCGACGGCACCCCTGAGCGCGGCAAGCTGAACGACGCCGTGTTCTCCGTGCGCAACTACGATCTGGGGATCGGCGAACGGGTATCGTTCGGGCCCGACCGGCGTCAGGGACTCCAGAGCGTCTACTACACCGTCGTGGAGGACGGCCGTTTCGTGACCCTCAGCGACTGGGAAGCCAAGTTCGGCCTGGGCGCGACCACGAGCGACGGGGCCCCGTGACGCAGCCGGAGCAGCAGGCGATCCGGATCAAGAGGCTCTTCCGGAAGACGCGCTTCGGCATCTTCGTCCTCTTCGGCGCCATCGTATTCGCCACCTCCACGCTCTCGATCCGCACGGTCTCCAGCCAGCTGCAGGAGGAATACGAGAGCAACAGCGCGAACATCGCCAAGAACATCGCCGACTCCAGCGTCGACATCCTTCTCAACCGCAACCTCGCCACGCTGCAGTCGCTCATCGACCAGTTCGTCGAGATCCAGAGCATCCGGTACATCTATATCACGAGCGACACCGGCGAGATCCTGACCCACACGTTCGTGCCCGGCGTCCCCGAGGTGATCCGCAACGGCGACCCGCACGCGACCGAGCCGATCGAACGCAGCCTGCCGGGGATGGGCGATTTCGTGGAGGTCGGGAGTCCGATCCTGGCCGGTCAGGCCGGCACGGTGCATGTGGGGATGGACCTCGACCTTGTGCGGCTCAAGATCCAGCGTGCCACGGGACAGCAGATCGCCCTCATCTGCATCATCCTCATCGTCGGCGTCCTCGGTTCGATCTGGTTCGTGAAGCTCGCCGTCACACCGCTCGAGGAACTGCTCTCCTACGTTGTGGGGCTGGCCCGCCGGGATGCCGATTCGCTGAACGACGCGAGAGTCCTGGCGCGCGACGACGAGATCGGGGAGATGGCGCGCCTGATGCTGCACGCCGTGAAGGGTGAAACGACGCCGGGAGCGGACTGAGGTGTCCGCCGAGGGGTGGAAGGCGCCCCGCGTAGCGATCGCCTTCTTCTGCACGGTGCTGCAGGTCTGCTTCGGTACCGTCTACGCCTGGAGCTTCTTCCAGACGATGCTCGTCCGGCAGGCGGGCTGGACGTTCACGCAGGGGTCGCTCGCCTTCTGCATCGCGATCTTCTCGCTGGGGACGGCCGCGGCCTGGGCCGGCCAGTTGCTGCCCAAGGTGGGTCCCCGGCGACTCGCCCTCATCGGAAGCACGCTGTTCGCGGGCGGCTACATCATCGCGAGCTTCGCGCTCAGAATCGACTCGATCCTCCTCTTCTACGCCGGATACGGGCTCATCGGGGGCATCGGCATCGGACTCGGGTACGTGACCCCGGTAACCACGGCCGCGAAGTGGTTCCCGGACCGGAAGGGGCTCGTCACGGGCATCGTCGTCATGGGCTTCGGCATCGGCGCGCTCATCCTCAGCAAGGGTCTCGCACCGCTGCTGGTGCTGCAGACGGAGGGGGATCTCCCGCAGATCTTCCTGTGGCTGGGGATCGTCTTCGCCTGCATCCTGATCCCCAGCAGTTTCGTTATCGACGACCCGCCGGCCGCCCAGGTCGCGCCGTGGAAACAGCCGGCGAAGGTGGGCCAGTACCTGAAGTCCAGCCAGTTCGTCATCATCTGGATCGTTTTCTTCTTCAACATCGCTGCGGGCATCTCGGTCATCAGCTTCCAGTCCGAACTCCTGCAGGAGGTCTGGGGGCTGGCCGATCCCTCGGTCGAACCCGCGGTGCTGGCGGAATACGGGGCGACGCTCATCGCGGCGAGTTCCGTGTGCAACGGACTCGGGCGCATCCTGTGGGCCTGGCTCTCCGACCGTATCGGGCGCGTCGGCGTGTTCCGGATCCTGCTCGCGAGCCAGATGGTCGTGTTCGGCATCCTCATGACCGAGTCCAATCCGTGGATCTTCTCCGCGCTCGTGTGCTACGTGCTGCTCTGCTTCGGCGGAGGGTTCGCGACCATGCCCTCGTTCATCCTCGAGGTGTACGGCCCCGGGAACATGTCGAAAGTGTACGGCGCGATCCTCACCGCCTGGGCCGCGGCGGGCATCTGCGGCCCGCTGTACGTCGGATACCTCAAGGACTCCTATCCGGACCGAGCGGTGATGTACTGCTTCCTCATCGGGATCCTCATGCTCGGCGCGGGCTACCTGTTCTCGTACCTGCTCGACGACGACCGCGTGAGCCTGGGCCGCCCGACCGTAAGAAAGACGCTGGAGCGCTACGGAATCCCCGTCCCCGACCAGCCCTGACCCGTGAGCAGGGGATCGGCGGCCTGCGTCGCCGCCCTGACGACGGCGTTGTCGCTCTGCGCCTCCTGTGACTCGCCCCCGACTCCCCTGCCCCCTCCGGGCATCGCGTGGGCGCCGGTCGAACCCGTGCAGGGTCACCTCTTTGTCGTCGGCGTAGACGCTCCCTCCGGGTCGGGCGTGATCTCCGCCGCAGGCGAGGTGGGCGGCGAGGCGCTGCACTTCCGGCGCGTCGGACCGGTGCTCGAGAGTCTGGCGGCAGTCCCGATTACGACGGTGGACACGCTCGACGGGTGGGTGCGGGCGGACTATGCGGACGGCCGCTCCCGGACCGACTCGCTCCGCATCCCCGTGCGGGCGGGCGAATACGAGCATGAGCGGCTCACGGTGGCGCCGCGCTTCGGGTCGCCGCCGAACGAGGAGGACCGGGCGCGGCTGGCGAGCGATCGGGAGAAGGCCGCCCGGGCCTCGCGCGAAGCGCACGCCATGCCGCGCATGTGGAGCACGGTGCGGATCCCGCGCGAATCCCGCGTGACGAGCGGCTTCGGCACGGGCCGTGAGTTCAACGGACAGATCACGAGCCGCCACATGGGACTCGACCTGGCCGGTGCCCGCGGCGCGATCGTGACGGCGGCCGCTGAGGGCGTCGTGGTGATCGTCGACGGCTTTCTGCTCGGAGGGAACGTCGTCTACCTAAATCACGGCGGCGGCCTGCTCACCGGCTATTTCCACCTGAGCGAGCAACTGGTGTCCGTCGGCGACACGGTGACGGCCGGGACGCCCATCGGGAGGATCGGGTCCACCGGCCGCGTGACCGGCCCCCACCTGCACTGGGTCGTGCGCTACGGGGGCACGAGCGTGGATCCGCGCAGTCTGCTCGCGCTCCCGGGGATCAGATCCATCCCGGAATGATCGCCTTCCGCCCCGGCGGATAGTCCTCGAACCGTTCCCGGTACCAGCGGTGGTGGCTGAGCGCCCTCGGGACGAGGTTCGCCGCGGTGAACAGGAAGAAGGCGAGTCCGGCCAGCGACCACGTCGCGAGCGCCCAGCCGGCCCATTCCATTACTTCTCCCAGGTAGTTGGGACACGAGACGTAGCGGAACCCCCCGCCGCGGGGGATCGAATAGCCGGTCTCTCCGGGCTTCCGCAGCTTCAGCAGGGTGTTGTCGGAGTGCAGGTTCAGGGCGAAGCCGGCCGCGAAGACGGACAGGCCGGCCAGGAACCGCGGGTCTCCCAGCCACTGCGGATCGTACCGTCCGATCTCTGAGACCCAGCGTGCGTTTATATACGCGTTGACGATATTGAAGGCGAAACCGGAGACGGCCACGACCGCCGGCATGCGCTTCCCCCTGGTCCGGGTGCGGAGGGGGTAGATGAATGTCCGATTCAGATAGTGGCACTGCCAGATGCCGAGAAAGACGAGCGGCACCGCGCCGCCGGCCGACGGTCCCGCGAAATAGACCCACGCAAAGAAGATCGGCGCGGGCAGTTCCATCACAATCCACCCAACGCGATCCGGGAGGCCCGGCCCCCAGCGCCGCCCGGAATAGTGGCGGCCGTAGGGAACCTTCAGGCGAAGCAGCCCGATGAACGTGAGAGGAGCGAGGGCAAAGAGGGTCCATACCAGCGCACTGTGGAGCGCAATGCCACCCGGTGCGGTCATCATCGGCGGCGTCCGGCGCGTGTCGACACGGTTCTAGAACGAGACGACGGAGCCGAGACCGAGGTCCTCCGCCCGCCTCAGGGCCGCTTCCGCGATCGCGACGTCCTGCGCGGCATTCCCGACCGACTTGAAGAGGGTGAAATCGCGGTCGCCGCGCCCGCCCGG is part of the Candidatus Palauibacter polyketidifaciens genome and encodes:
- a CDS encoding cytochrome c-type biogenesis protein; translated protein: MRLAYAAAMLAVTGMASGAASSAAQTVDGALDGVERPAAPGDPIRSAQIDQQTAEIGATLRCPICRQQSVAESSSRIAREMQDVIRTMLMEGRTHAEIEAYFVEAYGPWILLKPRAEGMNLFVYAGPGLAFLLGGLVVARRIRRGRSRDEEAHEEPATPDHLRKADRRWIEAAIKES
- the acnA gene encoding aconitate hydratase AcnA translates to MSNLPQLDSFGARASLDAHGGPVAIRDLRAVASATASDLSRLPFSIKIVLENLVRHEDGQSVTAEDIAAIAGWDAQATPGRELSFRPARVLLQDFTGVPAVVDLAAMRDAMAELGGDPASINPLMPCELVIDHSVQVDSFGSARSFLINAEREFERNHERYAFLRWGQTAFDNFKVVPPGTGIVHQVNLEYLARVVFDDATGGERAAYPDTVVGTDSHTTMVNGLGVLGWGVGGIEAEAAMLGQALSMLVPRVLGFRLRGRLPDGATATDLVLRVTEVLRSAGVVGKFVEFYGPGLAGLSLADRATLGNMSPEFGSTCAIFPIDAETLAYLRFTGRSGEQVALVEAYARAQSLFHDADTPPAEYSDHVELDLSTVEPAIAGPKLPQQRVPLSESKPRFLEALDGLKGPGAGGGGLTQMTGWSGDTGDGGVAVAEAPAGVAVRLTNEQGESHEFSLHDGSVVIAAITSCTNTSNPSVMVGAGLLARKAVESGLRQRPWVKTSLAPGSMVVTEYLNEAGLMPYFEQLGFHVVGYGCTTCIGNTGPLPAEISGAIRENDLVACSVLSGNRNFEGRISPDSRANYLASPPLVVAYALAGRMDIDLYSEPLGTNDRGEEIFLRDIWPSQDEINEAVRTAVKTEMFRAKYAEVYAGDERWNALEIPVGDRFAWDEASTYVRQPTFFAGMSKEAAAPADIEGARCLALLGDAVTTDHISPAGGIAPTSPAADYLRAHGVALRDFNSYGARRGNHEVMMRGTFANIRLRNLMVPGVEGGFTRHVPSGEQMTIFDAATRYREEGTPTIVIGGALYGSGSSRDWAAKGPFLQGVQAVIAVSYERIHRSNLIGMGILPLQFREGETAETLGLTGNETFRIEGIADGLRPKDPIPVIAVSDDGSEVRFEAIARLDTEVEVNYYRNGGILQTVLRQQLEA
- a CDS encoding ABC transporter substrate-binding protein, which encodes MSGSRKGTEPSDGPPVPDHDPAREAPPPSGLLTRRSAIRAGLAGLLGAPFATSLGASTRPLAPGLRWSGKQGAQPDDEILLGVSAAFSGPSRGLGTELYRGAMSCFGQVNEQGGVNGRRIVPKLYDDGYQPDPCVENTLKLMLEDEVFLLFGYVGTPTVTRVLPLLKKFQDQQMYIFFPFTGAQPQREPPYGEFAFNLRASYGQETAGLVDNFVRIGRRRIAVFYQADAYGRSGWAGVRAALARHGETITGEATYRRGTQFTSVMRPQVEILQEAAPDAVICVGAYAACAAFARDAMDLGLHVPIANLSFVGSENLLALLMDASSDEPAYYTPWLVNSQVVPSYEDTSIPAVPEYRDLMTRYNPQVPEELVVEPYDPFPYSFTSLEGYLDAKLLTEILGRIDGTPERGKLNDAVFSVRNYDLGIGERVSFGPDRRQGLQSVYYTVVEDGRFVTLSDWEAKFGLGATTSDGAP
- a CDS encoding OFA family MFS transporter, with protein sequence MSAEGWKAPRVAIAFFCTVLQVCFGTVYAWSFFQTMLVRQAGWTFTQGSLAFCIAIFSLGTAAAWAGQLLPKVGPRRLALIGSTLFAGGYIIASFALRIDSILLFYAGYGLIGGIGIGLGYVTPVTTAAKWFPDRKGLVTGIVVMGFGIGALILSKGLAPLLVLQTEGDLPQIFLWLGIVFACILIPSSFVIDDPPAAQVAPWKQPAKVGQYLKSSQFVIIWIVFFFNIAAGISVISFQSELLQEVWGLADPSVEPAVLAEYGATLIAASSVCNGLGRILWAWLSDRIGRVGVFRILLASQMVVFGILMTESNPWIFSALVCYVLLCFGGGFATMPSFILEVYGPGNMSKVYGAILTAWAAAGICGPLYVGYLKDSYPDRAVMYCFLIGILMLGAGYLFSYLLDDDRVSLGRPTVRKTLERYGIPVPDQP
- a CDS encoding M23 family metallopeptidase, which codes for MSRGSAACVAALTTALSLCASCDSPPTPLPPPGIAWAPVEPVQGHLFVVGVDAPSGSGVISAAGEVGGEALHFRRVGPVLESLAAVPITTVDTLDGWVRADYADGRSRTDSLRIPVRAGEYEHERLTVAPRFGSPPNEEDRARLASDREKAARASREAHAMPRMWSTVRIPRESRVTSGFGTGREFNGQITSRHMGLDLAGARGAIVTAAAEGVVVIVDGFLLGGNVVYLNHGGGLLTGYFHLSEQLVSVGDTVTAGTPIGRIGSTGRVTGPHLHWVVRYGGTSVDPRSLLALPGIRSIPE
- a CDS encoding DUF1295 domain-containing protein, producing MTAPGGIALHSALVWTLFALAPLTFIGLLRLKVPYGRHYSGRRWGPGLPDRVGWIVMELPAPIFFAWVYFAGPSAGGAVPLVFLGIWQCHYLNRTFIYPLRTRTRGKRMPAVVAVSGFAFNIVNAYINARWVSEIGRYDPQWLGDPRFLAGLSVFAAGFALNLHSDNTLLKLRKPGETGYSIPRGGGFRYVSCPNYLGEVMEWAGWALATWSLAGLAFFLFTAANLVPRALSHHRWYRERFEDYPPGRKAIIPGWI